A single Cucumis melo cultivar AY chromosome 4, USDA_Cmelo_AY_1.0, whole genome shotgun sequence DNA region contains:
- the LOC103486746 gene encoding probable protein kinase At2g41970 → MFCCGGVEEENFGAPSNQYTAPPRGNTYGGSERGEPRTSNVVRSGAPQQVLPIETPVIPLDELNRLTGNFGTKSFIGEGSYGRVYYATLKSGQAAAIKKLDTSSSPEPDTDFAAQLSSVSRLKQENFLELIGYCLEANNRILVYQFAKMGSLHDILHGRKGVQGAEPGPVLTWNQRVKIAYGAAKGLEYLHEKVQPSIVHRDIRSSNVLLFDDFLAKIADFNLTNQSSDTAARLHSTRVLGTFGYHAPEYAMTGQITQKSDVYSFGVVLLELLTGRKPVDHTMPKGQQSLVTWATPRLSEDKVKQCVDPKLNNDYPPKAIAKLAAVAALCVQYEADFRPNMTIVVKALQPLLNSSKPPGPESQPHP, encoded by the exons ATGTTTTGCTGTGGAGGTGTGGAGGAGGAAAATTTTGGTGCGCCTTCCAATCAATATACAGCCCCACCTAGGGGAAATACATACGGTG GCAGCGAGAGAGGAGAGCCCAGGACTTCCAATGTTGTCAGAAGTGGAGCTCCCCAGCAAGTTTTGCCTATTGAAACTCCAGTCATTCCGCTGGATGAGTTAAATAGGTTGACGGGTAATTTTGGTACGAAATCTTTTATTGGTGAAGGTTCTTATGGCCGGGTTTATTACGCAACGTTAAAGAGCGGTCAGGCTGCTGCAATCAAGAAACTAGATACTAGTTCTTCACCAGAGCCTGACACTGATTTTGCCGCTCAG CTATCATCTGTTTCTAGACTTAAGCAAGAGAACTTTTTGGAGTTAATTGGGTATTGTTTGGAGGCAAATAATCGGATTTTGGTATATCAGTTTGCCAAAATGGGTTCTTTGCACGATATATTACATG GAAGAAAAGGAGTACAAGGGGCTGAGCCTGGTCCAGTTCTTACTTGGAATCAGAGAGTTAAAATTGCTTATGGTGCAGCAAAAGGCCTTGAATATTTACATGAGAAGGTTCAGCCTTCAATAGTTCATCGCGATATCAGGTCGAGCAATGTCCTTCTCTTTGACGACTTCCTAGCAAAGATCGCCGATTTCAACTTGACTAATCAGTCATCTGACACAGCAGCACGACTTCATTCAACTAGGGTCTTAGGAACGTTTGGATACCATGCTCCAGA GTATGCTATGACAGGACAGATTACTCAAAAGAGCGACGTGTATAGTTTTGGTGTAGTTCTTCTTGAACTTTTGACGGGACGAAAGCCAGTAGATCACACGATGCCTAAGGGACAACAGAGTCTTGTTACTTGG GCAACACCAAGATTAAGTGAAGACAAGGTGAAACAGTGTGTAGATCCCAAGCTAAACAACGATTACCCGCCAAAGGCAATAGCAAAG TTGGCAGCAGTTGCAGCCTTATGTGTTCAGTACGAGGCTGACTTCAGGCCAAACATGACAATTGTGGTTAAAGCTCTCCAGCCACTTCTCAATTCCTCGAAACCACCGGGACCTGAATCTCAACCACACCCATGA
- the LOC103486747 gene encoding uncharacterized protein LOC103486747 has product MNSLFLHSSLVPSLTCNPRSFPLKRLRPIHICAPRGSHHNTRIFAPSISFPALHISNSAARSSTPSNEGVVSVVNFEDLVEKDFSFLDSDDFSSVEEHDRKIRRIISAGEIVESSQVMVSISSEGFVDQLFQLAPSRSLLVVHDSILTLACIKEKYDKVKCWQGEVIYVPEKWGPFDAVFLYYLPAMPFELDAIFGALSERCVAGARLVISHPDGRKALEQERQQFPDVVVSDLPDRMTLQKAAADHSFDLTEFIDEHGFYLAILKFNKDRS; this is encoded by the exons ATGAATTCTCTGTTCTTACATTCTTCTCTTGTTCCATCACTTACTTGCAATCCTCGGTCGTTTCCTCTCAAGAGGCTGAGGCCTATACATATATGTGCCCCACGTGGTTCTCATCATAATACTCGGATATTTGCTCCTTCCATATCGTTTCCAGCCTTACATATTAGTAACTCAGCTGCCCGTTCTTCAACTCCTTCTAATGAAGGTGTAGTATCTGTAGTCAATTTTGAAGATTTAGTTGAAAAGGACTTTTCGTTTCTCGATTCAGATGATTTTAGTTCCGTAGAAGAGCATGATCGAAAAATTAGACGAATTATTTCTGCTGGAGAGATTGTAGAAAGTTCTCAGGTTATGGTTTCCATTTCTTCAGAAGGATTTGTTGATCAGTTGTTTCAATTAGCTCCCTCCCGAAGTTTGCTTGTTGTTCATGACTCTATTCTAACGTTAGCTtgtattaaagaaaaatatgacAAAGTTAAGTGTTGGCAAGGAGAAGTTATATATGTACCAGAAAAATGGGGACCTTTCGATGCTGTATTTCTCTATTATCTTCCGGCCATGCCATTCGAACTCGACGCAATTTTTGGAGCACTTTCAGAACGTTGCGTGGCAG GTGCAAGACTAGTTATTAGCCATCCTGACGGAAGGAAAGCATTAGAGCAAGAACGACAACAGTTCCCAGATGTCGTAGTTTCGGATTTACCTGATAGGATGACTTTGCAAAAGGCTGCTGCAGATCACTCGTTTGACTTGACTGAATTTATAGATGAGCATGGCTTTTATCTAGCAATTTTAAAGTTCAATAAGGACAGAAGTTAA